A section of the Solea solea chromosome 17, fSolSol10.1, whole genome shotgun sequence genome encodes:
- the smyd2b gene encoding N-lysine methyltransferase SMYD2-B yields the protein MTGSIEGLQRFESPGKGRALRVTRAFKVGELLFSCAAYSYVLSAKERGCYCEFCFTRKNGLAKCGKCKKAFYCNVKCQKGDWAMHKLECSAMTAFREKWCPSETARLVARILAKKKMQKERCVSEKMLLIGEMQSHVEDIDNEKREVSEADIAELHRFYSKNLDFPDHKDLLTLFSQVACNGFTVEDDELSHLGTAVYPDVALINHSCLPSVIVTYDGTSAEVRAVRDMKPGDEVLISYIDLLYPTDDRNTRLRESYFFTCDCQECKSKSKDKTKLKLRKKGDPIEPEVVSNMVRYARRSIREFRALKNEKAPSELLEMCEQTLEEMGTVFHDSNVFVLHMMYQAMGVCLYMDDVEGAIRYGEKILQPYMQLYPPYSLNVCSMYLKMGRLYMVMEKHAVGIKALKKAMAIMEVTHGKDHFYLTEMRKEIAQK from the exons ATGACAGGCAGCATCGAGGGACTGCAGAGGTTTGAGAGCCCGGGGAAAGGCCGAGCTCTCCGCGTTACCAGAGCCTTTAAAGTTGGAGAGCTGCTGTTTTCCTGCGCCGCGTACTCGTATGTGCTGTCAGCCAAAGAGAGAGGCTGCTACTGTGAGTTCTGCTTCACCAG GAAAAACGGTTTGGCAAAATGTGGCAAGTGCAAGAAGGCTTTCTACTGCAATGTGAAATGCCAG AAAGGGGACTGGGCCATGCACAAGCTGGAGTGTTCGGCAATGACGGCGTTCAGAGAGAAATGGTGCCCGTCAGAGACGGCCCGCCTGGTGGCCCGGATCCTCGCCAAGAAG AAAATGCAGAAAGAACGATGTGTGTCTGAGAAGATGTTGCTCATAGGGGAGATGCAATCAC ACGTGGAGGACATAGACAATGAGAAAAGAGAGGTGAGCGAGGCAGACATCGCTGAACTGCATCGCTTTTACTCCAAAAACTTGGATTTTCCTGATCACAAAGACCTGCTCACGCTCTTCTCCcag GTTGCCTGTAATGGTTTCACTGTCGAGGACGATGAACTTTCCCACTTGGGTACTGCAGTTTACCCAGA CGTGGCACTGATAAACCACAGCTGTCTTCCCAGCGTCATAGTCACGTATGACGGGACATCAGCTGAAGTTCGGGCTGTGCGGGACATGAAGCCTGGAGATGAA GTGCTCATCAGCTACATAGACCTGCTTTATCCAACAGATGACCGCAACACTAGACTGCGAGAGTCATATTTCTTTACCTGTGACTGTCAGGAATGTAAAAGCAAATCCAAA GACAAGACCAAGTTGAAGTTACGTAAGAAGGGTGACCCCATCGAGCCGGAGGTCGTCAGCAACATGGTGCGCTACGCCAGGAGAAGCATCAGAGAGTTCAGGGctcttaaaaatgaaaaag CCCCTAGTGAGCTGCTGGAGATGTGCGAACAGACCCTGGAGGAGATGGGAACCGTCTTCCACGACTCCAACGTCTTCGTGCTCCACATGATGTACCAGGCCATGGGCGTGTGTCTCTACATGGACGATGTAGAGGGAGCAATCAGATACGGAGAGAAGATCCTCCAACCTTACAT GCAGCTTTACCCGCCCTACTCCCTGAATGTGTGCTCCATGTACCTGAAGATGGGCAGACTGTATATGGTGATGGAGAAACATGCAGTAGGCATTAAAGCTCTCAAGAAG GCAATGGCCATCATGGAGGTCACTCACGGGAAAGATCACTTCTACTTGACTGAGATGCGCAAAGAAATAGCACAGAAATGA